A region of the Wenzhouxiangella sp. XN24 genome:
GCGTACTCGGCAAGCCGCGCGAGAAGATGTCCGACTGGGCACCGACCATCATGGCGTTCAAGATCGATCCGGAGAAGATCCGCGAGGTCATCGGCAAGGGTGGCTCCGTGATCCGCCAGATCACCGAGGAGACCGGTGCGACGATCGACATCGACAATGACGGGACGATCCGGATCGCCTCGGTAGATGGCGACTCGGGGCGCGAGGCACGTCGCCGCATCGACCTGATCACGGCGGATGTCGAAGTGGGCCAGGTCTACGAGGGCAAGGTCGCGCGGCTGATGGACTTCGGCGCATTCGTGACGATTCTCCCGGGCAAGGACGGCCTGGTGCACATCTCGCAGATCTCCGACGAGCGCGTGGAGCGCGTCAGCGACAAGCTCAAGGAGGGCGACTCGGTGCGCGTCAAGGTGCTCGAGGTCGACCGGCAGGGTCGCGTCCGTCTCAGCATGCGGGACGTCGACGCGAACTGAGTCTCCGACCAGCGGTCGAGGATGAGGCGGGCGCTTTCCGGCGCCCGCCTTTCTTTTGCGCGACAAAAAAAGCCCCCGCCAATGGCGGGGGCTCAAGAGGTCGGAAATAATCGACCAATTGGAGGAGTCGTCAAGGGATGATGCGTTGCATCAATTTGACGCAATGCAAAATATCAGCGACAAGCGAAGCTGTCAATATGAATTGGATTACGTCTTGATGACACAGCGGCTACGGCTGCCGCCGAAGCACCCCGCCAGGCAGGCCAAGAGCCGTTTCAGCGTTTCCCGCTTCCCGTCTTCCGCTTGGCGGATTCCTCTTCCTCTTCCTGGCGCGTCGCCGAGAAGTTGCGAAAGATCTCTTCCTGCAAGGCTTTCCAGCGCTGGTAGTTCTTCTGGGCGATGCCGGCGACCATGCCGACGGGGTCCACGCCGACCACTTCCTTGAGGCGCTCGCGGAGCTGCTGCTGCTGGCCCATGAACAGGCGCAGGCTCTGATCGAGGTAACCGCTGACCATTCCCTGCATCGTGCTGCCGTAGGAGCGGATGATCTGGGAAAGGAAGTCCCGGCTCATGATGGGTTCGCCGGTCTGTTCCTGCTCGCTGATGACCTGGAGCATGATGCTGCGCGTGATGTCCTTGCCGGTCTTTTTCTCGAGCACCACGAAATCGACCTTCTCCACCACCAGCCGCTTGATGTCGGACAGGGTGATGTAGCGACTCTCTTCGGTGTCGTAGAGGCGCCGATTGGGATACTTCTTGATAATGCGTGGCTCGCTCATATCCTGCTTCCATTCGTGTTCGCCGGGGAGGCGCTCAGGGACGATGCGCCGCAACAGTTGCATAAGATAATCGATTTTTGCACTGCAGCCAAAGTTTTCAGGGCATCTGGATATTACGGATTCCCGCAAGATGCTGCGGGCTCCAGTGGGCCAGGGCCCAGTCCCAGAGTTCGACCGGGGCGGCTCCCCGCAGTTCCGCCGGCGGTTCCTGGCCGAGGCATTTCAGCGCCTGCCATGCCGTGGTCCCGGGATCGCTCGTCGCCACGGCCCGGGCGCCGGTCTGCTTGCTCAGCTTCGCGCCGTCCGGCTGGACGATGACGGGCAGGTGCATGTATCGCGGTTCCGGATAACCGAGGAGCGTTTGCAGCCACCGTTGGCGGGGGGTCGAATCGAGGAGATCGACTCCGCGCACCACGTCGGTCACTCCCTGCTCGTAATCATCGACCACCACGGCCAGCTGGTAAGCGATGAGTCCGTCCCGGCGGCGCAGCACGAAGTCCCCGGGATCCATTTCCAGCACCTGCGTGAACCCGTCTTGCAGCCGGTCCTTGATCTCGATCGGCTCCGATGTGGTCAGGGCACGAACGACCCGGGTGCGCTTCGCTGCGGACGGCGGCAGCGACCTGCAGGTGCCGGGGTAACTGGTGTCGTCCGGGCGATCGCGCCTTCGGTTCGCGGCCGCAATCGATTTACGCGTGCATAGGCAGGGATAAGCCCAGCCGAGATCCAGCAGCCGCTGCAGGCCCGCAACATGAGCTTCGCTGCGCCGACTCTGGAAAACCACGTCGCCGTCCCACCAGAGGCCGAAGGCGTCGAGGGCGCGGATGATGTCCTCGGCGGCGCCGGGCACCTCCCGGGGCGGATCGATGTCCTCGATCCGCAACAGCCATTCTCCGCGTGCGGCGCGGGCGTCCAGCCAGCTGCCCGCAGCAGCAAGCAGGGAGCCGAAGTGCAGAGGGCCGGTAGGCGAGGGGGCAAACCGGCCCCGGTAAGGCCGGGTTGGGGCGGGCGGTTCCCGCGGGCCGCCTTGAAGGTCAGCGGTCGTCCCGGTCCCGATACTGCTTCTCGGCGAGTTCTCGCCGCTCCTGGGCCTCCACGGTCAGCGTCGCGACGGGGCGCGCTTCCAGGCGCCGCAAGCCGATCTCCTCGCCGGTCTCCGAGCAGAAACCGTAAGTGCCGTCATCGATCCGCCCCAGGGCCTGTTCGATCTTCTTCAGCAACTTGCGTTCCCGGTCGCGCGTGCGAAGCTCAAGGCCGAATTCCGATTCCTGCGTCGCCCGGTCGTTGGGGTCAGGGAAGTTGGCGGCCTCGTCCTTCATGTGGTGCATCGTGCGATCCACCTCTTCCATCAGCTCCTGCTTCCAGGCGACGAGGATATGGCGGAAGTGTCCGCGCATGGCCTCGCTCATGTACTCCTCGCCGGGGATCGGCTGGTACGGCTTGAATCCTTTGAGCGGGCCGGAAAAGCCGAAACTCGGTTCGACCTGTTCGGGATTGAGGGCCAGGGGCTTTTTTGCCGCTGGACGCCGGCTCTTCTTTGCCGTCGCCTTCGATACGGGGGCCTTCCTCGCCGCCGGCTTCTTGGCGGCGGTCTTCTTCGCGGGAGCTTTTTTCGCAGCCGCCTTGCTGGCCGTGGGCTTTTTCGCCGCAGTTTTCCTGGCGGCCGGCGTTTTCGCGGCGACTTTCCTGGCAGGCGCCGACTTTTTCGCCGGCTTCTTGGCTACGGTCTTCTTCGCCGGGCTCTTTGCGGCGGCCTTTTTGGCCGGGGCTTTTTTGGCAGCGGTTTTCTTCACGGCGGTCTTCTTCGCAGGCGTCTTCTTCGCGGCCGTTTTCTTGGCCGAGGTTTTCCTGGCAGCGGGTTTGCTGTTCGCGGCTGAGGTCTTGCGTGCAGGCGCCTTTTTACTCGCCGGGGCCTTCCC
Encoded here:
- the gluQRS gene encoding tRNA glutamyl-Q(34) synthetase GluQRS; the protein is MGTGTTADLQGGPREPPAPTRPYRGRFAPSPTGPLHFGSLLAAAGSWLDARAARGEWLLRIEDIDPPREVPGAAEDIIRALDAFGLWWDGDVVFQSRRSEAHVAGLQRLLDLGWAYPCLCTRKSIAAANRRRDRPDDTSYPGTCRSLPPSAAKRTRVVRALTTSEPIEIKDRLQDGFTQVLEMDPGDFVLRRRDGLIAYQLAVVVDDYEQGVTDVVRGVDLLDSTPRQRWLQTLLGYPEPRYMHLPVIVQPDGAKLSKQTGARAVATSDPGTTAWQALKCLGQEPPAELRGAAPVELWDWALAHWSPQHLAGIRNIQMP
- the dksA gene encoding RNA polymerase-binding protein DksA, with product MPGEEYMSEAMRGHFRHILVAWKQELMEEVDRTMHHMKDEAANFPDPNDRATQESEFGLELRTRDRERKLLKKIEQALGRIDDGTYGFCSETGEEIGLRRLEARPVATLTVEAQERRELAEKQYRDRDDR
- the phaR gene encoding polyhydroxyalkanoate synthesis repressor PhaR — translated: MSEPRIIKKYPNRRLYDTEESRYITLSDIKRLVVEKVDFVVLEKKTGKDITRSIMLQVISEQEQTGEPIMSRDFLSQIIRSYGSTMQGMVSGYLDQSLRLFMGQQQQLRERLKEVVGVDPVGMVAGIAQKNYQRWKALQEEIFRNFSATRQEEEEESAKRKTGSGKR